A part of Cystobacter fuscus DSM 2262 genomic DNA contains:
- a CDS encoding PAS domain-containing protein, producing the protein MEAPPRRRARARRPALPGGLHTGRAGARVRPAERPVASWPRPPPRRWRSTPASKRARREEGRDPRRHRFPGEEERARLNAAFLQAPVAIGIIRGQQMVIDLANPQFCRFCGRLPEQVVGKPLLEALPELEGVGLDDLIHEVMTTGVAFVAKEQAVRLARGTDGALETAYFNIVYDALRDERGHIEGVITVATEVTEGVLTRQQVETLLQRTQESEQARAAMMDALAAQTLVAVCYLRGPDHVFETANPVYHQLVGRDVVGMKALEALPELASLRGDGAGAPATGGPTAGRGGAGPPGLRAAPHRHRQP; encoded by the coding sequence GTGGAGGCTCCCCCCAGACGTCGGGCGCGAGCACGGCGCCCAGCGCTTCCGGGTGGGCTTCACACTGGGCGAGCTGGTGCGCGAGTACGGCCTGCTGAGCGACCTGTTGCTTCGTGGCCACGGCCACCGCCGAGGCGGTGGAGGAGCACGCCCGCCAGCAAGCGCGCGCGGCGCGAGGAGGGACGGGACCCTCGGCGCCACCGGTTCCCGGGAGAGGAAGAGCGCGCCCGCCTCAATGCCGCCTTCCTGCAGGCGCCCGTGGCCATTGGCATCATCCGGGGCCAGCAGATGGTCATCGACCTGGCCAACCCCCAGTTCTGCCGCTTCTGCGGGCGCCTCCCCGAGCAGGTGGTGGGCAAGCCCCTGCTGGAGGCGCTGCCAGAACTGGAGGGCGTGGGGTTGGACGACCTGATCCACGAGGTGATGACCACGGGCGTGGCCTTCGTGGCCAAGGAGCAGGCGGTCCGGCTCGCGCGGGGCACGGACGGAGCGCTGGAGACCGCGTACTTCAACATCGTCTACGACGCCCTGCGCGATGAGCGGGGCCACATCGAGGGCGTGATCACCGTCGCCACGGAGGTGACGGAGGGAGTGCTCACCCGCCAGCAGGTGGAGACCCTGCTCCAGCGCACCCAGGAGTCCGAGCAGGCGCGCGCCGCGATGATGGACGCGCTCGCCGCGCAGACGCTCGTGGCCGTGTGCTACCTGCGCGGCCCCGACCATGTCTTCGAGACGGCCAATCCCGTCTACCACCAGCTCGTGGGCCGGGACGTGGTGGGCATGAAAGCGCTGGAGGCCCTCCCCGAGCTGGCATCACTTCGAGGTGACGGAGCAGGTGCGCCTGCGACAGGAGGCCCAACGGCTGGCCGAGGAGGAGCGGGGCCGCCGGGACTTCGAGCAGCACCTCATCGGCATCGTCAGCCATGA
- a CDS encoding sensor histidine kinase gives MRLRQEAQRLAEEERGRRDFEQHLIGIVSHDLRNPLSAILLGVRQLLRREDLDARTVKSLERLHSSTERAVRMVRDLLDFTQARLGGRLKIEREPVNVHEVVRAAVEELQATHPERELRLETRGDGQGEWDGDRLAQLVGNLVGNALKYSPANSVVTVRNQGGPEDVRLEVHNLGEPISAEALPRLFQPLQRAVGGPDKTSRSVGLGLYIVDQIVRAHAGSIQVNSTAREGTLFAVRLPREG, from the coding sequence GTGCGCCTGCGACAGGAGGCCCAACGGCTGGCCGAGGAGGAGCGGGGCCGCCGGGACTTCGAGCAGCACCTCATCGGCATCGTCAGCCATGACTTGCGCAACCCCCTGAGCGCCATCCTCCTGGGCGTGCGGCAACTGCTGCGCCGCGAGGATCTGGACGCGCGCACCGTCAAGAGCCTCGAACGGCTGCACTCGAGCACCGAGCGCGCCGTGCGCATGGTGCGCGACCTGCTGGACTTCACTCAGGCGCGCCTGGGCGGAAGACTGAAGATCGAGCGCGAGCCGGTGAACGTGCACGAGGTGGTGCGCGCGGCGGTGGAGGAGTTGCAGGCGACGCACCCCGAGCGGGAGCTGCGACTGGAGACACGGGGAGATGGCCAGGGGGAGTGGGACGGGGACCGGCTCGCGCAACTGGTGGGCAACCTGGTGGGCAACGCGCTCAAGTACAGCCCCGCGAACAGCGTCGTGACGGTGCGCAACCAGGGCGGGCCCGAGGACGTCCGGCTGGAGGTGCACAACCTGGGGGAGCCCATCTCCGCCGAGGCGCTGCCCCGGCTTTTTCAACCCCTGCAACGCGCCGTGGGGGGCCCCGACAAGACGAGCCGCAGCGTGGGCCTGGGCCTGTACATCGTGGATCAAATCGTGCGCGCGCACGCGGGCAGCATCCAGGTGAACTCCACCGCGCGCGAGGGCACCCTCTTCGCCGTGCGCCTGCCGCGCGAGGGCTGA
- a CDS encoding alpha/beta fold hydrolase, with amino-acid sequence MDHHYADINGIRMHYVTHGAGEPILFIHGFPEYWGVWKKQIHDLGKDYFVIAPDMRGYNLTSKPKEVEAYHIRHLVEDLRCLLEHLGLKKTNIVSQDWGALVGWSFVLRLPEYVHRLVTINITHPALFDRELRENPRQQLAAQYMLVFQTPQAEGQIVGDDYAWARQAVLNDARAHGAILSEDDMAEWVSAWKQPGAITGALNYYRAAKMGPPDHQGHVGGSNLTEGMRPDQLVVNKPVLFIHAEQDTYLLPDGQRGLREFVPQISIQRLAEATHWATLEKPKEVSQLIRNFLSTTPAP; translated from the coding sequence ATGGATCATCACTACGCGGACATCAACGGCATCCGCATGCATTACGTCACGCATGGTGCGGGGGAGCCCATCCTCTTCATCCATGGCTTCCCCGAGTACTGGGGTGTCTGGAAGAAGCAGATTCATGATCTGGGCAAGGACTACTTCGTCATCGCCCCGGACATGCGTGGCTACAACCTGACCTCCAAGCCCAAGGAGGTCGAGGCCTACCACATCCGGCACCTCGTCGAGGACTTGCGCTGCCTGCTGGAGCACCTGGGCCTCAAGAAGACGAACATCGTCTCCCAGGACTGGGGCGCGCTGGTGGGCTGGAGCTTCGTGCTGCGTCTGCCCGAGTACGTGCACCGGCTCGTCACCATCAACATCACCCACCCCGCCCTGTTCGACCGGGAGCTGCGCGAGAACCCCCGCCAGCAACTGGCGGCCCAGTACATGCTCGTCTTCCAGACGCCCCAGGCCGAAGGGCAGATCGTGGGCGATGACTACGCGTGGGCCCGGCAGGCCGTGCTCAACGACGCCCGGGCGCACGGCGCCATCCTGTCCGAGGATGACATGGCCGAGTGGGTCAGCGCCTGGAAGCAGCCGGGCGCCATCACCGGCGCGCTCAACTACTACCGGGCGGCGAAGATGGGCCCGCCGGATCACCAGGGCCACGTGGGCGGCAGCAACCTGACCGAGGGGATGCGGCCGGACCAGCTCGTGGTGAACAAGCCCGTGCTCTTCATCCACGCCGAGCAGGACACCTACCTGCTGCCGGACGGACAGCGGGGACTGCGCGAGTTCGTGCCGCAGATCTCCATCCAGCGCCTCGCGGAGGCCACCCACTGGGCCACCCTCGAGAAGCCCAAGGAAGTCAGCCAGCTCATCCGCAACTTCCTGAGCACCACCCCCGCCCCCTGA
- a CDS encoding SAM-dependent methyltransferase, producing MNTTDQHETPRAGEGWSHGVTNTHYDQDPRLFQLFLDPSMKYSPGLFPEGNEDLETAQHKKMHFIARQLGLQGGERVLDVGCGWGSLVCFLAREYGCEVVGVTPAPRQADYIRTRAEHLGVAGKVRVEVGHFHEVSLPPGAFQGMSFVGSITHFQDKPGTIAKAWSLLKPTGNVYLSETCFGNAAKRREFESRPGTKFVLQDTFGWAELLPVSDYVRYFEDAGFSLRGLVDLTAEYSRTIDLWSENARRNSQALDAIEPNLSERLLKYFEISNAGWGYTSKQYALVASKRR from the coding sequence GTGAACACCACCGACCAGCATGAGACGCCTCGGGCGGGGGAAGGTTGGTCTCACGGGGTCACCAACACGCACTACGATCAGGATCCACGTCTCTTCCAGCTCTTCCTGGATCCCTCGATGAAGTACAGCCCGGGCTTGTTTCCAGAGGGCAACGAGGATCTCGAGACGGCGCAGCACAAGAAGATGCACTTCATTGCCCGGCAGCTCGGACTCCAGGGCGGAGAGCGCGTGCTCGACGTGGGGTGTGGCTGGGGCAGTCTCGTCTGCTTCCTGGCGCGGGAGTATGGCTGCGAGGTGGTGGGCGTGACGCCCGCTCCGCGCCAGGCCGACTACATCCGCACGCGCGCGGAGCATCTCGGCGTCGCCGGGAAGGTACGAGTCGAGGTCGGCCACTTCCACGAGGTCTCACTTCCCCCGGGCGCCTTCCAGGGCATGAGCTTCGTTGGCTCCATCACCCACTTCCAGGACAAGCCGGGGACGATCGCCAAGGCCTGGTCGCTGCTCAAGCCCACCGGCAACGTCTATCTTTCCGAGACCTGCTTCGGCAACGCGGCGAAGCGGCGGGAGTTCGAGTCCCGGCCCGGCACGAAGTTCGTGCTCCAGGACACCTTCGGCTGGGCGGAGCTGCTCCCCGTCTCGGACTACGTGCGATACTTCGAGGACGCGGGCTTCTCGCTGCGCGGGCTGGTGGATCTCACCGCGGAGTACTCCCGGACGATTGACTTGTGGAGCGAGAACGCGCGGCGCAACAGCCAGGCACTCGACGCCATCGAGCCGAACCTGTCCGAGCGGCTGCTCAAGTACTTCGAGATCTCGAACGCGGGTTGGGGTTACACCAGCAAGCAATACGCGCTGGTCGCATCGAAGCGCCGCTAG
- a CDS encoding ADP-ribosylglycohydrolase family protein encodes MPTRRERLEGGLYGLLIGDALGVPYEFHSPDRIPPPALIEFTPPADFSRAHAQVPPGTWSDDGSQALCLLDSLLSRGMLDLEDLGRRLVNWFERGYLAVDGEVFDVGIQTRTALSNLREGAPALKAGPAGERDNGNGSLMRVMPLALWHRGDDQALARDAMLQSRVTHGHVRSQVCCALYCLWARRTLEGSSRAWADALASFRALYPEGLEQRTELESSVRPDVPYRGKGTGYVVDCLLSARDCLEADSFERAVKAAIALGHDTDTTATVAGGIAGLREGIDAIPSRWRNALRGQELVKPLLDKLLASAA; translated from the coding sequence ATGCCGACGCGGCGCGAGCGGCTAGAAGGCGGGCTGTATGGGTTGCTCATCGGGGATGCGCTGGGCGTGCCCTACGAGTTCCATTCTCCGGACCGGATTCCCCCGCCCGCGCTGATCGAATTCACGCCTCCGGCGGACTTCTCCCGGGCGCATGCCCAGGTGCCGCCGGGGACGTGGTCGGATGATGGCTCGCAGGCGTTGTGCCTGCTCGATTCGCTCCTGTCCCGGGGGATGCTGGACCTGGAGGACCTCGGGCGGCGGCTCGTGAACTGGTTCGAGCGGGGCTACCTGGCGGTGGACGGCGAGGTGTTCGACGTGGGCATCCAGACGCGCACGGCCCTGTCGAACCTGCGCGAGGGAGCGCCCGCCCTCAAGGCGGGTCCGGCGGGCGAACGGGACAATGGCAATGGCTCGCTGATGCGGGTGATGCCGCTGGCGCTCTGGCACCGGGGAGATGATCAAGCGCTGGCGCGCGACGCCATGCTCCAGTCCCGGGTGACGCACGGGCACGTGCGCTCGCAGGTGTGCTGCGCGCTCTACTGCCTCTGGGCGCGGCGGACGTTGGAGGGTTCTTCGCGGGCGTGGGCCGATGCGTTGGCCTCCTTCCGGGCGCTGTACCCCGAGGGCCTGGAGCAGCGCACGGAGCTGGAGTCATCGGTGCGGCCGGACGTGCCCTACCGGGGCAAGGGGACGGGGTACGTGGTGGATTGTCTGCTCTCGGCGCGCGATTGCCTGGAAGCGGACTCCTTCGAGCGGGCGGTGAAGGCGGCGATCGCGCTCGGGCATGACACCGACACGACGGCGACGGTGGCGGGAGGCATCGCCGGGCTGCGCGAGGGAATCGACGCCATCCCCAGCCGCTGGCGCAACGCCCTGCGTGGCCAGGAACTGGTGAAGCCCCTGCTCGACAAGCTCCTCGCGTCCGCGGCCTGA
- a CDS encoding YkgJ family cysteine cluster protein, whose amino-acid sequence MKPLTEEQRATLEDVYRRVDARASSISEGHDGWPCRKGCDHCCRHLAEPLTVSEWEWTYLWEAFQALAPAAREEIRTRVAELEGTRRPYTCPFLDRESGGCRVYTHRPLACRTYGFYVSRGVGTWCHFIQALLEQHGEGDILWGNHDAVEATLERLSGPPLSLFQWFSAHPG is encoded by the coding sequence ATGAAGCCACTCACCGAGGAACAACGAGCCACCCTGGAGGACGTCTACCGGCGTGTCGACGCGCGGGCCTCCTCCATCTCCGAGGGCCATGACGGGTGGCCCTGCCGCAAGGGGTGCGATCACTGCTGCCGCCACCTGGCGGAGCCGCTGACCGTCTCCGAATGGGAATGGACCTACCTCTGGGAGGCCTTCCAGGCCCTGGCCCCCGCCGCGCGGGAGGAGATCCGCACGCGGGTGGCCGAGCTGGAGGGCACGCGGCGGCCCTATACCTGTCCCTTCCTGGATCGCGAGTCCGGAGGGTGCCGGGTGTACACACACCGGCCCCTGGCCTGCCGCACGTATGGCTTCTACGTCAGCCGGGGCGTGGGCACCTGGTGCCACTTCATCCAGGCGCTGCTCGAGCAGCACGGAGAGGGGGACATCCTCTGGGGCAACCACGACGCCGTGGAGGCCACCCTGGAGCGGCTGAGTGGTCCCCCGCTCTCGTTGTTCCAATGGTTCTCCGCCCACCCCGGCTGA
- a CDS encoding TerB family tellurite resistance protein: MAPGKVLGAMLGLGVGLLIGGLWPVVVLVLAGVLVGHQLDGLLQPPPRAAGTSAPAPAEPRELAAQQHFARHLCALFIEVARADGDLVRDEVRVVREYFAEQLRYGPESLELVRRYLKEHLARPPTLEDSAAACRDELTMSARLLLLDALYGLALVDGQLHRAEQETLRRIAQGLGLSEAQIRSVTARHFGEAQAHYTRLGLTPEATDADVKRAFRQLAAIHHPDRVAHLGPGAVEQASRRFQEIREAYEKIRQLRGG, from the coding sequence GTGGCACCTGGAAAAGTTCTCGGAGCGATGCTTGGGCTGGGCGTGGGGCTGCTGATCGGCGGCCTCTGGCCCGTCGTCGTGCTCGTGCTCGCCGGAGTCCTGGTGGGCCATCAGCTCGACGGGCTGCTCCAGCCTCCTCCCCGCGCGGCCGGCACGAGCGCGCCCGCCCCTGCCGAGCCCCGGGAACTGGCCGCCCAGCAACACTTCGCCCGCCACCTGTGCGCCCTCTTCATCGAGGTGGCCCGGGCCGATGGCGACCTGGTGCGCGACGAGGTGCGCGTGGTGCGCGAGTACTTCGCCGAGCAGCTGCGCTACGGCCCCGAGTCGCTCGAGCTCGTGCGCCGCTACCTCAAGGAACACCTCGCCCGTCCGCCCACCCTGGAGGATTCCGCCGCCGCGTGCCGCGACGAGCTGACCATGTCGGCGCGGCTGCTGCTGCTCGACGCCCTGTACGGACTGGCGCTCGTGGATGGCCAGCTGCACCGCGCCGAGCAGGAGACACTGCGCCGGATCGCCCAGGGGCTCGGGTTGTCCGAGGCGCAGATACGCTCCGTCACCGCGCGCCACTTCGGCGAGGCCCAGGCGCACTACACCCGGTTGGGCCTCACCCCCGAGGCGACCGACGCGGACGTGAAGCGGGCCTTCCGCCAGCTCGCCGCCATCCACCACCCGGACCGGGTCGCCCATCTCGGCCCCGGGGCCGTCGAACAGGCGTCGCGCCGCTTCCAGGAGATTCGCGAGGCCTACGAGAAGATCCGCCAGCTGCGCGGCGGCTGA
- the folD gene encoding bifunctional methylenetetrahydrofolate dehydrogenase/methenyltetrahydrofolate cyclohydrolase FolD has translation MGQLIDGKAVAARVRAEVKQEVERLKAERGLVPGLTVVRVGEDPASKIYVTGKKKAAEEVGFNSWEEHPDASITEEELLSVVERLNEDPAVHGILVQLPLPKHIDAERIISAVRPEKDVDGFHPMNAGKLSLGKPGPRACTPFGVMRLLREVGCDPAGKRAVVVGRSNIVGKPMALMLLQADATVVICHRKSNLAEEVSRADIVVAAVGVPELIKGEWIKPGAVVIDVGMNRMPDGKLKGDVEFAAALERASFITPVPGGVGPMTIAMLMRNTLDAAKGGA, from the coding sequence ATGGGCCAGTTGATCGACGGAAAAGCGGTGGCGGCGAGGGTGCGCGCCGAGGTGAAGCAGGAAGTGGAGCGGCTCAAGGCCGAGCGCGGCCTGGTGCCGGGGCTGACGGTGGTCCGGGTGGGGGAGGATCCCGCCTCGAAGATCTACGTCACCGGCAAGAAGAAGGCGGCCGAGGAAGTCGGCTTCAACTCGTGGGAGGAGCACCCGGACGCGAGCATCACCGAGGAGGAGTTGCTGTCGGTGGTGGAGCGGCTGAACGAGGACCCCGCGGTCCACGGCATCCTCGTGCAGTTGCCCCTGCCCAAGCACATCGACGCGGAGCGGATCATCTCGGCGGTGCGTCCGGAGAAGGACGTGGACGGCTTCCATCCGATGAACGCGGGCAAGCTGTCGCTCGGCAAGCCGGGGCCGCGGGCGTGCACGCCCTTCGGGGTCATGCGGCTCTTGCGCGAGGTGGGGTGTGACCCCGCCGGCAAGCGCGCCGTGGTGGTGGGGCGCAGCAACATCGTGGGCAAGCCCATGGCGTTGATGCTGTTGCAGGCGGACGCGACGGTGGTCATCTGCCACCGCAAGAGCAACCTGGCCGAGGAGGTGTCACGGGCGGACATCGTCGTGGCGGCGGTGGGCGTGCCCGAGCTCATCAAGGGCGAGTGGATCAAGCCCGGCGCGGTGGTCATCGACGTGGGGATGAACCGGATGCCGGATGGGAAGCTCAAGGGGGACGTGGAGTTCGCGGCCGCCCTGGAGCGCGCCTCGTTCATCACCCCGGTGCCCGGCGGCGTGGGGCCGATGACGATCGCCATGTTGATGCGCAACACCCTGGACGCGGCCAAGGGAGGAGCTTGA
- a CDS encoding acyl carrier protein codes for MIQPGIEDAIKKIVRSTLNLPEGEIESSTNLRDLPGVESIKILRIVASLEKKFDVRLDDQVVFRVNTIEELAGAVSKLVEERQAL; via the coding sequence ATGATCCAGCCGGGTATCGAAGACGCCATCAAGAAGATCGTGCGTAGCACGCTCAATCTGCCCGAGGGCGAAATCGAGTCGTCCACCAATCTTCGGGATCTGCCTGGAGTCGAGTCGATCAAGATCCTCCGCATCGTCGCCAGCCTGGAGAAGAAGTTCGACGTCCGGCTGGATGATCAGGTCGTGTTCCGGGTGAACACCATCGAGGAACTGGCGGGCGCGGTGTCGAAGCTGGTCGAGGAGCGGCAAGCGCTGTGA